In one Misgurnus anguillicaudatus chromosome 1, ASM2758022v2, whole genome shotgun sequence genomic region, the following are encoded:
- the LOC129432457 gene encoding uridylate-specific endoribonuclease C, which produces MARGEDINKELSDVLNEMWKLDVNRMTPGKDYKINLQGNAGYVAKGSNNAKDNARAPLFSYVNEDKLKSIDTYAYFISLLDNYEMATGVAEQVTQDELRENDLFLDAILKTEVMKCAHRYLVRKSLAQSDPKQFKKQLYDIWFKFYNRGKTGGNDSCGFEHVFVGEVKFGKEIMGLHNWIQFYHHEKLNHVDYKGYKARDYKDKPDEDDYVLNLQFSWNGLVKPESTCFIGVSPEFEVAVFTIVFLLSKERSTNVKVKVNEYVMEIVVCRYGHSIGTSYPKMISSNNRDL; this is translated from the exons TGAAGACATCAATAAAGAGCTCTCAGATGTGCTGAATGAGATGTGGAAGTTAGATGTGAACCGCATGACACCTGGAAAAGATTATAAAATTAATCTACAG GGGAATGCTGGATATGTTGCCAAAGGCAGTAATAACGCAAAGGACAATGCTAGAGCTCCTCTCTTCTCATATGTCAATGAAGACAAGCTGAAAAGCATTGATACGTATGCCT ACTTTATAAGTCTTTTGGACAATTATGAGATGGCTACAGGAGTGGCTGAGCAGGTGACACAAGATGAACTTCGTGAGAACGATCTTTTCCTGGATGCCATTTTGAAGACTGAAGTTATGAAG tGTGCCCACAGATACCTAGTACGCAAAAGTCTCGCCCAGTCAGACCCAAAGCAGTTTAAGAAGCAGCTATATGACATCTGGTTTAAGTTTTATAACAGGGGCAAAACTGGAGG TAATGATTCCTGTGGGTTTGAACACGTGTTTGTTGGAGAAGTCAAGTTTGGTAAGGAGATCATGGGCCTCCATAACTGGATCCAGTTCTATCACCATGAGAAACTAAATCATGTGGACTACAAAGGATACAAGGCCAGAGATTACAAGGATAAG CCTGATGAAGACGATTACGTCTTGAACCTACAGTTCAGCTGGAACGGTCTGGTCAAGCCGGAGAGCACTTGTTTCATTGGCGTCAGCCCAGAGTTCGAGGTGGCGGTTTTTACTATTGTCTTTCTCCTGTCCAAAGAGCGCTCCACTAATGTTAAGGTGAAGGTGAATGAGTATGTGATGGAGATTGTGGTCTGCAGATACGGGCACTCCATTGGAACATCATACCCCAAAATGATCAGCAGCAACAATCGGGATCTCTAG
- the tnnt2c gene encoding troponin T2c, cardiac: MCDTEEFVEEYEEEQEEVNEEEEAEEEEAVEEEAVEEEAEEEEQEEETQEKVEEDEKEAEKPKPKMFVPNIIAPKLPDGEKVDFDDLHRKRVEKDFNELQSLIEFHFNNRQKEEDELVALKNRIERRRADRSEQQRIRTERERERQARLAEERTRREEEAAKLRAEDEARRKKTLSNKGYGGYLQKVDQKKGKKLTEREKKTKALMERRKPLNIDHLNQEKLAEKALDLYKWLSQLHAEKFDLAEKLKSQKYEINVLRNRVSDHQRGAKTTKSSRKSWK, translated from the coding sequence ATGTGTGACACCGAGGAGTTCGTTGAGGAGTATGAGGAGGAACAGGAGGAGGTGAACGAAGAGGAGGAGGCTGAAGAGGAAGAGGCTGTGGAGGAAGAGGCTGTAGAGGAAGAGGCAGAGGAGGAAGAACAGGAGGAGGAAACACAGGAGAAAGTGGAAGAAGATGAAAAGGAGGCAGAAAAGCCCAAACCCAAGATGTTTGTTCCCAACATCATAGCACCAAAGCTCCCCGATGGAGAAAAGGTGGACTTTGATGACCTCCACCGCAAGCGTGTGGAGAAAGATTTCAATGAATTACAGAGTCTCATCGAGTTCCACTTCAACAACAGGCAAAAGGAAGAGGATGAACTCGTTGCTCTAAAGAATCGCATAGAGCGGCGTCGGGCCGATCGTTCCGAGCAACAGCGCATCAGAACCGAGCGAGAGCGAGAGAGGCAGGCGCGCCTTGCCGAGGAGAGGACACGGCGTGAGGAGGAGGCGGCCAAATTGCGTGCGGAGGACGAAGCCAGGAGGAAAAAGACCCTGTCCAACAAGGGCTATGGAGGGTACCTGCAGAAAGTGGATCAGAAGAAAGGCAAGAAGCTGACGGAACGCGAAAAGAAGACCAAGGCTCTCATGGAGCGTCGCAAGCCCCTCAACATCGATCATCTCAACCAGGAGAAGCTGGCAGAAAAAGCTCTTGACCTCTATAAGTGGCTCAGTCAGCTCCACGCAGAGAAGTTTGACCTGGCGGAGAAGCTAAAGAGTCAGAAGTATGAAATCAATGTTCTGCGTAATCGCGTTAGCGATCATCAACGGGGAGCCAAGACAACCAAGAGCTCCAGGAAGTCCTGGAAGTAA
- the cry1a gene encoding cryptochrome circadian regulator 1a, which yields MVVNTVHWFRKGLRLHDNPSLRDSIQGAHTVRCVYILDPWFAGSSNVGISRWRFLLQCLEDLDASLRKLNSRLFVIRGQPTDVFPRLFKEWNINRLSYEYDSEPFGKERDAAIRKLATEAGVEVIVHISHTLYDLDKIIELNGGQSPLTYKRFQTLISRMDAVETPAETITAEVMGPCTTPVSDDHDEKFGVPSLEELGFDTEGLSSAVWPGGETEALTRLERHLERKAWVANFERPRMNANSLLASPTGLSPYLRFGCLSCRLFYFKLTDLYRKVKKNSSPPLSLYGQLLWREFFYTAATNNPRFDKMEGNPICVQIPWDKNPEALAKWAEGRTGFPWIDAIMTQLRQEGWIHHLARHAVACFLTRGDLWISWEEGMKVFEELLLDADWSVNAGSWMWLSCSSFFQQFFHCYCPVSFGRRTDPNGDYIRRYLPVLRGFPAKYIYDPWNAPESVQKAAKCIIGVHYPKPMAHHAEASRLNIERMKQIYQQLSCYRGLGLLATVPSNPNGNGENSTNFIGFQTGDVIKEVTTSSGYQMPPTSQGEWQGMTMVYTQGDNQPRSSTQLQGFAGNSNGMMCYRQDSQQTPGPAVQHGRGLHSGTFQTSGKRHSEESGSATGSKLQRQCS from the exons GTTTTTACTGCAGTGCTTGGAAGACTTGGACGCCAGCCTTCGCAAACTTAACTCTCGCCTGTTTGTTATCCGCGGCCAGCCCACCGATGTTTTCCCAAGGCTGTTTAAG GAGTGGAACATTAATCGCCTGTCCTACGAGTACGACTCTGAGCCATTTGGGAAGGAACGAGATGCAGCCATCAGGAAGCTGGCCACTGAGGCGGGCGTGGAGGTGATAGTACACATCTCTCACACGCTCTACGATCTGGACAA GATCATAGAGTTAAATGGAGGTCAGTCCCCACTCACGTACAAGCGCTTTCAGACCCTCATCAGCAGGATGGACGCGGTGGAGACCCCTGCAGAAACCATCACAGCGGAGGTCATGGGGCCGTGTACCACGCCAGTCTCCGATGACCATGATGAGAAGTTTGGGGTTCCTTCTTTGGAAGAGCTTG GATTTGATACAGAAGGTCTGTCCTCAGCCGTGTGGCCAGGTGGAGAAACCGAGGCCCTCACTCGCCTAGAGAGACATTTGGAAAGAAAG GCTTGGGTGGCCAATTTTGAGCGTCCAAGAATGAATGCCAATTCCCTGCTGGCCAGCCCAACCGGCCTCAGCCCTTATTTAAGATTCGGCTGCCTGTCCTGTCGACTCTTCTACTTCAAACTCACAGACCTCTACAGGAAG GTCAAAAAGAACAGCTCACCACCTCTTTCTCTCTACGGCCAGTTACTCTGGCGTGAATTTTTTTACACCGCTGCCACCAACAACCCGCGCTTTGACAAGATGGAAGGCAACCCTATTTGCGTGCAGATCCCGTGGGACAAGAACCCAGAAGCTTTGGCTAAGTGGGCTGAAGGTAGGACAGGTTTCCCCTGGATCGATGCCATCATGACCCAACTGAGACAGGAGGGCTGGATTCACCACCTTGCCCGGCATGCAGTCGCTTGTTTTCTCACTCGTGGAGACCTGTGGATCAGCTGGGAGGAAGGCATGAAG GTCTTTGAGGAACTGTTGCTGGATGCAGACTGGAGCGTGAATGCTGGAAGCTGGATGTGGCTCTCCTGCAGCTCCTTTTTCCAGCAGTTTTTCCACTGCTACTGTCCCGTCAGCTTCGGACGCCGCACCGACCCCAATGGAGACTACATACG GCGATATTTGCCCGTTTTAAGGGGTTTCCCAGCCAAGTACATCTACGACCCCTGGAATGCGCCCGAAAGTGTCCAGAAAGCAGCTAAATGTATAATTGGCGTACACTATCCCAAACCCATGGCGCATCACGCAGAGGCGAGTCGCCTTAACATAGAGCGCATGAAACAGATCTACCAACAGCTGTCCTGCTACCGTGGCCTGG GTCTGCTGGCAACCGTGCCATCTAACCCTAATGGAAACGGAGAGAATTCGACAAACTTTATTGGATTCCAAACAGGAGATGTGATCAAAGAAGTCACAACATCTTCAG GCTATCAGATGCCACCCACATCTCAAGGCGAATGGCAGGGCATGACAATGGTTTACACACAAGGAGACAACCAACCAAGAAGCAGCACACAACTGCAAG GTTTTGCAGGGAATAGTAATGGCATGATGTGCTACAGGCAAGACTCGCAGCAAACACCTGGTCCTGCGGTACAGCACG GGCGAGGGCTCCACAGTGGTACCTTCCAGACGTCTGGAAAACGACACAGTGAAGAGTCAGGCTCTGCCACGGGATCAAAACTGCAGAGACAGTGCTCATAA